DNA sequence from the Falco peregrinus isolate bFalPer1 chromosome 1, bFalPer1.pri, whole genome shotgun sequence genome:
TCTGCCTTCCTTTCTGTGAGATGCTCaatgctgctgcagaacaggCTTTGGGACCGGGTGTCTCTCTaatgctgctgcagaacaggCTTTGGGACCGggtgtctctctgctctgtttgACTTCCAGCCTTCCAAGTGAGGAGGGAATGCAGGCCGGGGTGGCTCCAGGATTCCTTTTAAGAACTGCACATTAAATTCTCTGTATGTTTATATCCTCCCCATAATCGCTCCCTCTTTCTAACCCATTTTTGTTTGAAGGGAGCTTTGGGATTATCAAAGCAAACTGATCAGAAACAGGCCCCTCTGCTCCCTTTATCCCTCTATCCTAACGTACAATTTATCCACCCCCCACAGGACTGCTTAAAGTTCAATCTCAAATGTCTTCTGTAAGTCGCTTGAGAAGGGGTTAGTTGGAGAGGGGTTAGTGcgctgctttgctttgctctccaGCGCTGCCCACTGTGCTTCAAACGGGTCTACCTGTGGAGCGGCTGCGGGAGGCTGCGAATGCTTGTCCTCTGCAGCCCACTTGCTGCCCTCAACTCCGTTGAAAGCCGCAGAGCCGTTGTGCTGCGCAGGTGGATTGAAGAAAGGGCTGCTCGTAGCGCTGCTGCTTTCATACTGAGGGAACGTCTGCTGTTTGACCAGACTGGGTGACTGATGCGGGTGGGCCGCCGGAGTGTGGCTTGCAGTACCGAAGACGTTGGCTACCATCTGGGAAGGTGTGATTCCAACCACAGGTACGCTTGGGGCTGCATAGCTCATCCCGTTTGCCACAGCGTAGGGCTGAGCTGGAAGAAATGCTGGCTGCATGGGTGGTACCACGCCCACCGGCACAGGCTGAGGTGCGATGAAGGTGCTGACTGGGAAGGCTGGTGCTGACTGGGAAGCCGCAGGAGGCGGCTGTAGTagtggctgtggggctggggcgggggctggCTGCTGTTGGGCTCTGACAGTCTTTGAGACCTCTTCCAGCCAGCGGTCTGCCTCCGAGGGAGTGCGCCTGTGGTTTCCTTGGAAGAGActtggtgaggctgcacctgagGAGGTGCTGCTCCATTCAGTGCCTGTGAAGGAAAGCAGGGGGAAGTCACTAATATTTCCACTCCTCACCCTTTTATCAGTTAGAAAGTATGGAGTATGTACACAAGGAACAGACAGGCCTCCTCCCTCCGTGGTGAAAAGACTGCTACCAACACTGGAAGCATCTTTATGCATCACTGTACTATTCCGTTATAGGAAGACTTTGGTCAGGAAGGGGTAGAGAAGAGCTGCTTCCTCACCAAAATgcaggttggttttttcccttcatagCAGACATCTGGGACTTTAGGGCATGCAGGAGAGCTGCCACCTGCACTCGTAACTTGGTGGCAATGATCTAGGCCATAACCACTAATTCCTCTAGCTGGGCGTATTGGGTTTTGAATGTACAACTCGGGACTGTTAGAACACAAAGCTATAAGAAACTTCTAAGACGCGTTTGCTCTGCTTCCTGAATTAAGGCTTTACCCTCTGAAAGACAGTAATGTAATGGTACTGGGAGTTCAAGATAACATTCAATTTTCTCTCCCATACACACTGAAGTGCGAGTACGCACCACAATATACGCGAACATTTAAGGCAATAAATCTAATCAAATTACTATATGAAAACTGTACTTGAATATGACTACTTTAtattcttcccttcctcttttcaCATACAACTCAGGCTGTTAACCTCTCAAAATCTTTTACAATGTGCAACACCTACATTTTAGACTACTTCTATAAAACTGTCTCCGATTTTAACTCATGTGTCTTCAGcgattaaaaaaacccaaaaaaccaccatcagcaaaatttctcttttttgagTTGAGCTCACACCAGGAAATTATGTTGGTTTGACTGTAGCCTTCTAGCATGTGTGTCCACGTGGGTGATGGCCATTAGAAGTACCGCATTATATTTCACATAACTATAGACAAGGACCAGAGGGACAGGCTAAACTTactgaacagaagaaatgaacTTCTAAAGCCTTTAAGCAACCAACTTCATCCCTCCTTACACACACTAGTGGAAAGAAcgcaaaaaaattatttctggtaCACAAAGATTCTTTCCCCTTCATCCCCAAACACACACTATTTTATTACTTCCTTTTTAAGCGCTGCATTTTCTAGAATGCTGCCAAAGTAAGAATCACTCCAGCTCATAGACCCAGAACCAGTGAGTTCATTGCTTCCCTCCATCCACTCGTGCAAAGGCTACTACTTCCAGCTTTTGTTACTGTTCCTTCCACTTGCCATTAAGTGGCATTGACAATTGTCTCAAGGGCTCTATTATGCTTTTGATCCAAGTTCTCGTAGCAATGCACCGTATCTACTTCCAATCTTACCAGTGACCACGGCTGCAGCTGCAGTATTAGCAGCAGAAGCATGAGCCCAAGGATTGGTTTCACGAACTGGCATAGCTGTGGACACTACAGCAGCTTGGGATGGTTTAGCAGCAAGCACACAGAAGGCAGAGGCAGTGCCATTAACTAAAATGGGAGCAGACAACATCAGTGCAATTAATTCATGCAAGGCATGCATAGGACTGGAATATTAGTGGGCCACGTCATACCTATCAACATACAACAGTTTTAGACACTTCCACAGGACAGCAGTTTGTATAAATTAGCCAAATTGGACTGACAGTTGATAAAGCTAGTAAGTTCCATTTCACTAAGCCAACGCTTGTTAACAGAATTGTGGGATGGTggatttttatgtatttgttgaGACCTTGAGTTCTGACGACCaactgaagataatttttttgatTTTATAGAGAAGATACATGGCTCACCAGAAGGTACTGTATGATTAATTTTAGATTCAAAAGAAGAACAGATTTTAGATGCAAAGTAACAATAACTACATTTAACAAGAAGTTCTTTTTGCAGACAACTTGTACAAAACCGTATCAGTGAAATGAAGATTAGAGGCTGCTGAGTTCTACAGTTGGCATCTCTCCACAACTTATCTAAGAGCTTGTGTGAAAAACAGTAATCATGTGGTAGCACAAAAACCTCTTCCCTTGTGGGGCTGGGTTCCTGTGACACACAGTTGGTAAGGTTTTGCAGTTCAGGAGTCAGAATGTTAAAACAGCCATTATCTCAAAGCCAGTCCCTTTTACAGGTAACTATCGTGTGGCAGGTGCGTGAGCTTTTTGTtaaaaaccaacacacagaaAAACTAAACAGACAAGATGAATAAAGCAGGATGCATCCCCCAAAATACTGACAACAGGACTTGCACAAGAAATTAAGACTATACGTTACTGGAAAGCAACATTATGCACATTCAAGCCTCATCCAGCACAACCACAGCACGCAAAGAAATCACAAACCTTGAAAGGCAGGAGACTGTGGTGCAACCACCGTCACTGGTTTTGTCATGGGGGCTGAAGAGAAAGGATCTTCTGATGGTGTGCTGAAAGCACTGGTGATCTGAGAGCACAGGGCACTGATGCTGTCCGTTTCCCCTTCTACCTCAGGGact
Encoded proteins:
- the NUMB gene encoding protein numb homolog isoform X2; protein product: MNKLRQSFRRKKDVYVPEASRPHQWQTDEEGVRTGKCSFPVKYLGHVEVDESRGMHICEDAVKRLKSERKFFKGFFGKSGKKAVKAVLWVSADGLRVVDEKTKDLIVDQTIEKVSFCAPDRNFDRAFSYICRDGTTRRWICHCFMAVKDTGERLSHAVGCAFAACLERKQKREKECGVTATFDASRTTFTREGSFRVTTATEQAEREEIMRQMPDAKVETEVKTVAPGTAPNNTAPSSGSPTSPTAEVAASMDKEMSNPHAIPRRHAPIEQLARQGSFRGFPALSQKMSPFKRQLSLRINELPSTVQRKTDFPMKNSVPEVEGETDSISALCSQITSAFSTPSEDPFSSAPMTKPVTVVAPQSPAFQVNGTASAFCVLAAKPSQAAVVSTAMPVRETNPWAHASAANTAAAAVVTGTEWSSTSSGAASPSLFQGNHRRTPSEADRWLEEVSKTVRAQQQPAPAPAPQPLLQPPPAASQSAPAFPVSTFIAPQPVPVGVVPPMQPAFLPAQPYAVANGMSYAAPSVPVVGITPSQMVANVFGTASHTPAAHPHQSPSLVKQQTFPQYESSSATSSPFFNPPAQHNGSAAFNGVEGSKWAAEDKHSQPPAAAPQVDPFEAQWAALESKAKQRTNPSPTNPFSSDLQKTFEIEL
- the NUMB gene encoding protein numb homolog isoform X4; protein product: MNKLRQSFRRKKDVYVPEASRPHQWQTDEEGVRTGKCSFPVKYLGHVEVDESRGMHICEDAVKRLKSSGKKAVKAVLWVSADGLRVVDEKTKDLIVDQTIEKVSFCAPDRNFDRAFSYICRDGTTRRWICHCFMAVKDTGERLSHAVGCAFAACLERKQKREKECGVTATFDASRTTFTREGSFRVTTATEQAEREEIMRQMPDAKVETEVKTVAPGTAPNNTAPSSGSPTSPTAEVAASMDKEMSNPHAIPRRHAPIEQLARQGSFRGFPALSQKMSPFKRQLSLRINELPSTVQRKTDFPMKNSVPEVEGETDSISALCSQITSAFSTPSEDPFSSAPMTKPVTVVAPQSPAFQVNGTASAFCVLAAKPSQAAVVSTAMPVRETNPWAHASAANTAAAAVVTGTEWSSTSSGAASPSLFQGNHRRTPSEADRWLEEVSKTVRAQQQPAPAPAPQPLLQPPPAASQSAPAFPVSTFIAPQPVPVGVVPPMQPAFLPAQPYAVANGMSYAAPSVPVVGITPSQMVANVFGTASHTPAAHPHQSPSLVKQQTFPQYESSSATSSPFFNPPAQHNGSAAFNGVEGSKWAAEDKHSQPPAAAPQVDPFEAQWAALESKAKQRTNPSPTNPFSSDLQKTFEIEL
- the NUMB gene encoding protein numb homolog isoform X9 → MHICEDAVKRLKSSGKKAVKAVLWVSADGLRVVDEKTKDLIVDQTIEKVSFCAPDRNFDRAFSYICRDGTTRRWICHCFMAVKDTGERLSHAVGCAFAACLERKQKREKECGVTATFDASRTTFTREGSFRVTTATEQAEREEIMRQMPDAKAVETEVKTVAPGTAPNNTAPSSGSPTSPTAEVAASMDKEMSNPHAIPRRHAPIEQLARQGSFRGFPALSQKMSPFKRQLSLRINELPSTVQRKTDFPMKNSVPEVEGETDSISALCSQITSAFSTPSEDPFSSAPMTKPVTVVAPQSPAFQVNGTASAFCVLAAKPSQAAVVSTAMPVRETNPWAHASAANTAAAAVVTGTEWSSTSSGAASPSLFQGNHRRTPSEADRWLEEVSKTVRAQQQPAPAPAPQPLLQPPPAASQSAPAFPVSTFIAPQPVPVGVVPPMQPAFLPAQPYAVANGMSYAAPSVPVVGITPSQMVANVFGTASHTPAAHPHQSPSLVKQQTFPQYESSSATSSPFFNPPAQHNGSAAFNGVEGSKWAAEDKHSQPPAAAPQVDPFEAQWAALESKAKQRTNPSPTNPFSSDLQKTFEIEL
- the NUMB gene encoding protein numb homolog isoform X3; this encodes MNKLRQSFRRKKDVYVPEASRPHQWQTDEEGVRTGKCSFPVKYLGHVEVDESRGMHICEDAVKRLKSSGKKAVKAVLWVSADGLRVVDEKTKDLIVDQTIEKVSFCAPDRNFDRAFSYICRDGTTRRWICHCFMAVKDTGERLSHAVGCAFAACLERKQKREKECGVTATFDASRTTFTREGSFRVTTATEQAEREEIMRQMPDAKAVETEVKTVAPGTAPNNTAPSSGSPTSPTAEVAASMDKEMSNPHAIPRRHAPIEQLARQGSFRGFPALSQKMSPFKRQLSLRINELPSTVQRKTDFPMKNSVPEVEGETDSISALCSQITSAFSTPSEDPFSSAPMTKPVTVVAPQSPAFQVNGTASAFCVLAAKPSQAAVVSTAMPVRETNPWAHASAANTAAAAVVTGTEWSSTSSGAASPSLFQGNHRRTPSEADRWLEEVSKTVRAQQQPAPAPAPQPLLQPPPAASQSAPAFPVSTFIAPQPVPVGVVPPMQPAFLPAQPYAVANGMSYAAPSVPVVGITPSQMVANVFGTASHTPAAHPHQSPSLVKQQTFPQYESSSATSSPFFNPPAQHNGSAAFNGVEGSKWAAEDKHSQPPAAAPQVDPFEAQWAALESKAKQRTNPSPTNPFSSDLQKTFEIEL
- the NUMB gene encoding protein numb homolog isoform X1, giving the protein MNKLRQSFRRKKDVYVPEASRPHQWQTDEEGVRTGKCSFPVKYLGHVEVDESRGMHICEDAVKRLKSERKFFKGFFGKSGKKAVKAVLWVSADGLRVVDEKTKDLIVDQTIEKVSFCAPDRNFDRAFSYICRDGTTRRWICHCFMAVKDTGERLSHAVGCAFAACLERKQKREKECGVTATFDASRTTFTREGSFRVTTATEQAEREEIMRQMPDAKAVETEVKTVAPGTAPNNTAPSSGSPTSPTAEVAASMDKEMSNPHAIPRRHAPIEQLARQGSFRGFPALSQKMSPFKRQLSLRINELPSTVQRKTDFPMKNSVPEVEGETDSISALCSQITSAFSTPSEDPFSSAPMTKPVTVVAPQSPAFQVNGTASAFCVLAAKPSQAAVVSTAMPVRETNPWAHASAANTAAAAVVTGTEWSSTSSGAASPSLFQGNHRRTPSEADRWLEEVSKTVRAQQQPAPAPAPQPLLQPPPAASQSAPAFPVSTFIAPQPVPVGVVPPMQPAFLPAQPYAVANGMSYAAPSVPVVGITPSQMVANVFGTASHTPAAHPHQSPSLVKQQTFPQYESSSATSSPFFNPPAQHNGSAAFNGVEGSKWAAEDKHSQPPAAAPQVDPFEAQWAALESKAKQRTNPSPTNPFSSDLQKTFEIEL